In the Phaeobacter gallaeciensis genome, one interval contains:
- a CDS encoding ABC transporter permease yields MTELSNPVPSNPPRSQWLDVWDQFKSHRGALMGGALFLFIILAVYLGPMFWDIEATRIDIRARNQGPSWAHPFGTDQLGRDMLARMMAGGSTSVSVGLTAMLLALFLGSFVGVIAGFFKKLDGPLMRLTDLFLALPLLPLLLVMMLLFREPLNAAFGPEQGIFILIVTSIGVTSWMPTARIVRGDVLAIKEREFVLAARSIGTSDGKLITRHILPNVLSPIMVSATLGIATAIITESSLSFLGLGFPPDFPTWGRLLFDATDYLQQYPERVFWPGMAISLTVLSVNYLGDGLRDALDPRIRGR; encoded by the coding sequence ATGACTGAGCTGAGCAATCCTGTCCCGAGCAACCCGCCGCGCAGCCAATGGCTGGACGTGTGGGATCAGTTCAAATCTCACCGTGGCGCCCTGATGGGCGGGGCGCTGTTCCTGTTCATCATTCTGGCCGTGTATCTAGGCCCCATGTTCTGGGATATCGAAGCCACCAGGATCGATATCCGCGCGCGGAACCAGGGTCCAAGCTGGGCGCATCCCTTCGGCACCGACCAATTGGGCCGCGATATGCTGGCCCGGATGATGGCCGGTGGATCGACCTCCGTTTCGGTAGGTCTGACGGCCATGCTGCTGGCGCTGTTCCTGGGCTCCTTCGTGGGCGTTATCGCGGGCTTCTTCAAAAAGCTCGACGGGCCGCTGATGCGCCTTACGGACCTGTTCCTGGCGCTGCCCCTGCTGCCGCTGCTGCTGGTGATGATGCTGCTGTTCCGCGAACCGCTGAACGCGGCCTTCGGCCCCGAACAGGGGATTTTCATCCTGATCGTGACCTCGATCGGCGTGACCAGCTGGATGCCCACGGCACGGATCGTGCGCGGCGATGTGCTGGCCATCAAGGAACGTGAATTCGTTCTGGCGGCCCGCTCCATCGGCACCTCGGATGGCAAGCTGATCACCCGGCACATCCTGCCGAACGTGCTGTCGCCGATCATGGTGTCCGCGACGCTGGGGATCGCCACCGCGATCATCACCGAAAGCTCGCTGTCGTTCCTTGGTCTTGGCTTCCCGCCGGACTTCCCAACCTGGGGCCGTCTGCTGTTTGATGCCACCGACTATCTGCAGCAGTACCCTGAGCGCGTGTTCTGGCCCGGTATGGCGATCTCGCTGACCGTTCTCAGCGTCAACTATCTGGGTGACGGCCTGCGTGATGCGCTGGATCCGCGTATCCGGGGCCGCTGA
- a CDS encoding ABC transporter permease: MLTFTIRRLILSVPTLLFISLVIFLLLELAPGDPMAQVPLTVPPEVKEKMREALGLGQPAHIRFWKWLVQFFWIEPQVMIDHYFGSNFSEGDLRVISWQTRSPVMDIVIQRMPQTLWVVGTAYVVAILIALPIGIYSAYRQYSWFDQMGTFVSMVGFSVPPFFSGVLVIVIFSVQLGWFPSIYDTTLVVDSWDAFVKQLQQMIMPVMVLALQITAQLSRFMRASMLDNLNQDYVRTARAKGLSEYTVVMVHVLRNSMIPVVTVIALGIPAIFGGAIITEQVFKVNGIGQLLIGAIQANDLPMVQTLTFIFAVLIVMFNLIADVLYGILDPRIRYD; this comes from the coding sequence ATGCTGACCTTTACAATCAGGCGACTGATCCTATCGGTTCCGACGCTGCTGTTCATCAGCCTCGTGATTTTCCTGCTGCTGGAGCTCGCCCCTGGCGATCCCATGGCGCAGGTCCCGCTGACCGTCCCCCCCGAAGTAAAAGAAAAGATGCGCGAGGCCCTTGGCCTTGGCCAACCCGCCCATATCCGGTTCTGGAAGTGGCTTGTGCAGTTCTTCTGGATCGAGCCGCAGGTCATGATTGACCACTACTTCGGCTCCAATTTTTCCGAAGGCGATCTGCGCGTGATCTCCTGGCAGACCCGCTCGCCCGTCATGGACATCGTGATCCAGCGTATGCCGCAGACCCTGTGGGTTGTCGGTACCGCCTATGTGGTTGCAATCCTGATCGCCCTGCCCATCGGGATCTACTCGGCCTACCGCCAATACAGCTGGTTCGACCAGATGGGCACCTTCGTGTCCATGGTCGGCTTCTCCGTGCCGCCGTTCTTCTCCGGCGTGCTGGTCATCGTGATCTTCTCGGTGCAGCTTGGATGGTTCCCGTCGATCTATGACACCACCCTGGTCGTTGACAGCTGGGACGCCTTCGTCAAACAGCTGCAACAGATGATCATGCCAGTCATGGTGCTGGCACTGCAGATCACCGCCCAGCTGAGCCGCTTCATGCGGGCCTCGATGCTGGACAACCTCAATCAGGACTACGTGCGCACCGCCCGTGCCAAGGGTCTGAGCGAATATACCGTGGTCATGGTGCACGTGCTGCGCAACTCGATGATCCCGGTTGTCACTGTGATCGCACTGGGGATCCCGGCGATCTTCGGCGGCGCTATCATCACCGAGCAGGTGTTCAAGGTGAACGGAATCGGTCAGCTACTGATCGGCGCCATTCAGGCCAACGACCTGCCGATGGTGCAAACCCTGACCTTCATCTTCGCGGTGCTGATCGTGATGTTCAATCTGATCGCCGACGTACTGTACGGCATTCTTGACCCAAGGATCCGCTATGACTGA
- a CDS encoding peptide ABC transporter substrate-binding protein — protein sequence MKLKTLLMGAIASAALAPAAFAERGADGQVNIIYWQAPSIMNPFLSGGTKDVEASSLVIEPLARYDPNGAMVPFLAEEIPTVANGGVSEDLTSITWKIKAGLTWSDGTPFTSKDVKFTYDYCTHPEGGCAQVTKFEGVTSVETPDDLTVKVTFEGPTPFPYGPFVGGESPIIQAAQFAECLGAKAPECTEANFSPIGTGPFVVDEFKPNDVITLSANPNYRDPAKPAFAKVLFKGGGDATAAGRAVMETGEFDYAWNLQLAPDVIAQMEAGGKGVAVAGFGPLVERIMLNNTNPDPALGPDERSVVRPHPFLSDPAVYKAMSMAIDRPLLVEIGYGKAGKVTCNWVPAPAVYAADIAGCDVQDIAGANKMLDEAGYKDTNGDGVRETPDGKPMKVLYQTSTNAVRQDFQALIKQWWSEIGIETELRNVNASVFFGGDPGSPDTFQKFYADVEMYANTFNGTDPQSYFGNGLCDKAPTPASQWQGENISRFCDEEFDALHAELTKTADAGKRAEIGQQLNTMIFEKGGMIPLVHRGRLSGQSNTLGGHVLNVWDSELWDAADWYRIK from the coding sequence ATGAAACTCAAGACCCTTTTGATGGGGGCTATTGCTTCTGCAGCGCTTGCTCCGGCAGCGTTTGCCGAGCGCGGCGCCGACGGTCAGGTGAACATCATCTACTGGCAGGCGCCCTCGATCATGAACCCGTTCCTGTCGGGCGGCACCAAAGACGTTGAAGCCTCCTCGCTGGTCATCGAACCTCTGGCGCGCTACGACCCCAACGGTGCAATGGTTCCCTTCCTGGCCGAAGAGATCCCGACCGTCGCCAATGGCGGTGTGAGCGAGGACCTGACTTCCATCACCTGGAAGATCAAGGCGGGCCTCACCTGGTCTGATGGTACCCCCTTCACCTCCAAAGACGTGAAGTTCACCTACGACTACTGTACCCATCCCGAAGGCGGCTGCGCGCAGGTCACCAAATTCGAAGGCGTGACCTCGGTCGAAACCCCCGACGATCTGACCGTCAAGGTCACTTTCGAAGGCCCGACCCCCTTCCCTTACGGCCCCTTCGTTGGCGGTGAAAGCCCGATCATCCAGGCCGCTCAGTTCGCCGAATGCCTGGGCGCCAAAGCCCCCGAGTGCACCGAGGCCAACTTCAGCCCGATCGGCACCGGTCCCTTCGTGGTCGACGAGTTCAAACCGAACGACGTGATCACCCTGTCGGCCAACCCGAACTACCGTGACCCGGCCAAACCGGCCTTCGCCAAGGTACTGTTCAAAGGTGGCGGCGACGCAACTGCGGCCGGTCGTGCCGTGATGGAAACCGGCGAATTCGATTACGCCTGGAACCTGCAGCTGGCACCCGATGTGATTGCCCAGATGGAAGCAGGCGGCAAAGGCGTTGCTGTGGCAGGCTTTGGCCCGCTGGTTGAGCGCATCATGCTGAACAACACCAACCCTGATCCGGCGCTTGGCCCGGACGAGCGTTCGGTTGTACGCCCGCACCCCTTCCTGAGCGATCCTGCGGTTTACAAAGCCATGTCCATGGCGATCGACCGCCCGCTGCTGGTTGAAATCGGTTACGGCAAAGCCGGTAAAGTGACCTGTAACTGGGTTCCCGCACCTGCCGTCTACGCAGCAGATATTGCTGGCTGTGACGTTCAGGACATCGCTGGCGCCAACAAGATGCTGGACGAAGCAGGCTACAAAGACACCAACGGTGACGGCGTTCGCGAAACTCCGGATGGCAAGCCGATGAAGGTTCTGTACCAGACTTCGACCAACGCCGTGCGTCAGGACTTCCAGGCCCTGATCAAACAGTGGTGGAGCGAGATCGGTATCGAAACCGAACTGCGTAACGTCAACGCATCCGTCTTCTTCGGTGGCGACCCGGGTTCCCCGGACACCTTCCAGAAGTTCTACGCGGACGTGGAAATGTACGCCAACACCTTCAACGGCACCGACCCGCAGTCCTACTTCGGCAACGGCCTGTGCGACAAGGCACCGACTCCGGCATCCCAGTGGCAGGGTGAGAACATCTCCCGCTTCTGTGACGAAGAGTTCGACGCCCTGCACGCTGAGCTGACCAAGACTGCCGATGCAGGCAAGCGCGCCGAAATCGGTCAGCAGCTGAACACGATGATCTTCGAAAAAGGTGGCATGATCCCGCTGGTTCACCGTGGTCGTCTGTCCGGTCAATCCAACACCCTGGGTGGCCACGTCCTGAACGTCTGGGACAGCGAACTCTGGGATGCGGCTGACTGGTACCGCATCAAGTAA
- a CDS encoding ABC transporter ATP-binding protein gives MLDQPIAQIKGLRVEFQTKDGPVVGVEDVSFDVNPGETVCIVGESGSGKSVSSLSLMRLVEFGGGEIAGGELLFNGRGGETTDLAKAEQEMMKQIRGNEIGMIFQEPMTALNPVFTVGRQLTEGLRIHKNMTKKQAEERALELLRQVRIPEPERRLKQYPHELSGGMRQRVVIAMAMACEPRLLIADEPTTALDVTIQAEILALMDRLKRETGTAVMFITHDMAVVAQMADRVVVMFRGNKVEEGTVTEIFENPQHDYTRALLAAVPKLGEMIGKDYPEPMKLMGVEDQKIEPIKGTDEVLLEVKNLTTRFPVKGGVLRRTVANVHAVEDVSFKVFKGQTLSLVGESGCGKSSAGRSILRLVEPMSGQVNFEGRDILGLSNSQMHKARLDMQMIFQDPFASLNPQMQLLDQVAEPMRNYGLASGSELQDRVASLFDRVHLPRSFMRRYPHEMSGGQRQRIAIARALALNPKLIVADEAVSALDVSVQAQVLNLMMELQAELGLSFLFISHDMAVVERVSHQVGVMYLGRIVEIGPRDRVFANPLHAYTQALMKAVPIADPRKRKSEKDLNFKPIPSPIHGTDYKPEPSEYLELEPGHFVLTTDSGY, from the coding sequence GTGCTGGACCAACCAATTGCACAAATTAAGGGCTTGCGGGTCGAATTTCAGACCAAGGACGGCCCGGTCGTCGGGGTTGAGGATGTCTCGTTTGACGTCAACCCGGGCGAAACCGTTTGTATCGTGGGCGAATCCGGTTCGGGGAAATCGGTTTCTTCCCTCTCCCTGATGCGTCTCGTCGAGTTCGGCGGCGGCGAAATCGCGGGTGGGGAACTGCTGTTCAATGGCCGTGGAGGTGAAACCACCGACCTGGCCAAGGCCGAACAGGAGATGATGAAGCAGATTCGCGGCAACGAGATCGGAATGATCTTCCAGGAGCCGATGACTGCGCTCAATCCGGTGTTCACTGTGGGGCGCCAACTGACCGAAGGTCTGCGCATCCACAAGAACATGACTAAAAAACAGGCAGAAGAGCGGGCGCTGGAACTTTTGCGTCAGGTGCGCATCCCCGAACCCGAACGGCGCCTGAAGCAATACCCGCATGAGCTGTCCGGGGGTATGCGTCAGCGTGTGGTGATCGCGATGGCGATGGCCTGTGAGCCGCGCCTTCTCATCGCGGATGAGCCGACCACCGCGCTTGATGTGACCATTCAGGCCGAAATTCTGGCCCTGATGGACCGGCTGAAACGGGAAACCGGCACTGCGGTGATGTTCATCACCCACGATATGGCGGTTGTGGCGCAAATGGCGGACCGCGTGGTGGTTATGTTCCGCGGCAACAAGGTCGAAGAAGGCACCGTCACCGAGATCTTTGAAAACCCGCAGCACGACTATACCCGCGCCCTGCTGGCCGCCGTGCCAAAACTGGGCGAAATGATCGGTAAGGACTACCCCGAACCGATGAAACTGATGGGCGTCGAGGACCAGAAGATCGAACCGATCAAGGGCACCGATGAGGTGCTTCTTGAGGTTAAGAACCTGACCACCCGTTTCCCGGTCAAAGGCGGGGTGCTGCGCCGTACCGTTGCCAATGTGCACGCGGTCGAGGACGTCTCGTTCAAGGTGTTCAAGGGCCAGACCCTGTCGCTGGTCGGCGAATCCGGTTGTGGTAAATCCAGCGCGGGACGCTCGATTCTCCGTCTGGTCGAACCCATGTCGGGGCAGGTAAATTTCGAGGGGCGCGATATTCTGGGGCTCAGCAATTCGCAGATGCACAAGGCGCGTCTCGACATGCAGATGATCTTCCAGGATCCCTTTGCCTCGCTCAATCCGCAGATGCAGCTCTTGGATCAAGTGGCTGAACCGATGCGCAACTACGGGCTCGCCTCGGGCTCGGAACTGCAGGATCGCGTTGCCTCGCTGTTCGACCGTGTGCACCTGCCGCGCAGCTTCATGCGCCGCTATCCGCATGAAATGTCCGGTGGTCAGCGGCAGCGGATCGCCATTGCCCGGGCGCTGGCGCTCAATCCCAAACTGATCGTCGCGGACGAGGCGGTCTCGGCGCTGGACGTGTCGGTGCAGGCGCAGGTTCTGAACCTGATGATGGAACTGCAGGCCGAATTGGGGCTGTCCTTCTTGTTCATCAGCCACGACATGGCCGTCGTCGAACGCGTCAGCCATCAGGTGGGCGTGATGTATCTGGGCCGGATCGTTGAAATCGGCCCGCGCGACCGCGTCTTTGCCAACCCGCTGCACGCCTATACCCAGGCGCTGATGAAGGCCGTGCCTATCGCCGATCCGCGCAAGCGTAAGAGCGAAAAGGATCTGAACTTCAAACCGATTCCCTCGCCCATTCACGGCACCGACTACAAGCCGGAGCCGTCAGAGTACCTTGAGCTAGAGCCGGGCCATTTCGTTCTGACCACCGACAGTGGGTATTGA